The sequence GTTAAAATTCAATATGAATTGCAATATTAGAACATTATGTATGCACCTTTAATTGAACTATATTTATTTAGAATAGCCAATTAACGTGATGTGCTGTGCACGCACCTAGAAagtctaattacatttttttctgttgATTAATACTGACTGTAAGGGTTTTGAGTGTCATTAGTCTGCAAAGTATATTGCAATGGAGATCCACTATGCGAAAACCTAGAAAAAACTATTCAGACACATTCTGTTGTTTCAAATAAACAGGGAAAGTATATCATTTTTTTGTAGACCTGTTTTTCTTGGTCAATCTAGCattcaaaaataatgcaataaaatacATTCCAGTAAAAACAATAGACCTTCTGACTTCTGAGTTTTGCACAATGGAGATTTTGAATATTTCTTGTACTGACATTTGCATACTCTGACAATATGAGGAGTGCTCTTGTGTTTGCGTTAATGTGTGTTTTATCTTTCAGAGAAGACAGAAGTGTTTTTGGAGGTGTTTGGAAATTCTGAGATTCGCAGCATGACGGAAGAGACTCTAAAACACGCAGCAGCTCAACTCTCTCTGTCcatcacaaacacactctcttctgactcacacacacatccttgccTTGACACAAGCCTTCTGAAGGTCCAGTATATAATACATTCACACTTTTACTGCATGCCTACATCAAACTCAGTTCAGTGAAACTCAACCCTCTGatgatttattttagtttaagGAGAGAGATGAGCTGGTCCGGATCTTTAAACTGTGGGAACGCCCCCCATCTGTGCCAGCAAGCATGCATAAGGTCTGGGATGCCCGTGTTCGGCAGCACCTGGGTACTCGTTATGACTCAAGACAAGGGTGTTTTGACTGGGATCTCACCATGAAATTGCATCAGAGAGGCGTATGTTCAAACTATAATCTTGACAGCCAATCAGAGAAatgcaaaaaatctcattctaattatacagatagatagatagatagatagatagatagaattcaACATTTAGTCCATGTATTCATAGAAATCACATTGTTTCCTACACAGTCCTGTGCTTtgcatttttgcttgttttagtgTGGCGTCATCAACAAATATCAGTATGTGAAATGGAGGGAATGTGGTGTTGCCTTTGAAATGAGGGAAGGGATTTAccaatcagccaatcagagtTTGCTGTCCACTCGAGTATTCAATCATGTGAGCTATTGCATCACATTTTACCAAAAAATctgtaaaatacttttttttattgttatgtagTCTATGATACTCTGTcatgcaactgtgtgtgtgtttgtaccagAAAGGAGACAGGGTTGCAGTTAGAGGATACTGGGGTGACATTGTCTCCAGTCCATACCTGTCCTTCGGCATAGAGACAGAAAACAAAGACCTGCTGAAGAAACAGAACAATCAACATATAAAGGTAAAAGACAAGTTACTAAAAAACCTCATGAATAAATTTTAAGTGAACATCATTATATTAAAAGAGGCAGAAAGGTACCTGTCTTCTTAGAATTCTGTCCAAGAACATATTTATAACTTATAGAGTAAATTACACAGtatctttattttattgcatatacagtatatatacactaccgttcaaaagtttggggtcacttgcctgaaatgtttctcatgatcttaaaaagcttttgatctgaagatgtatgcttaaatgtttgaaattagttttgtagaactacatattcatttatttaattacaaaactaaaattttattttaaaaaaagttttcgaaagtgatgacttggaccgaataataaagaaaagcagctaataagtgcccaacatagatgggaactccttcaatactgtttaaaaagcatcccagggtgatacctcaagaagttggttgagaaaatgtcaagagtacatgtctgcaaattctaggcaaagggtgactactttgaagatgctaaaatattacacagttttgatttattttggatttttttagtcacaacataattcccatagttccatttgttattccatagttttgatgactttacttttattctaaaatgtgaaaaaaaaaatataataaagaatgagtaagtgaccataaacttttgaacggtagtgtatatatatatactgacagccaaaaatatgtaaaaatatataaatattttgaatactgtacagattttgctgttttggaaggaaattggtactttaattcaccaaagtggcattcagctgatcacaaagtatagtcaggacattaataacatgaaaaattactattacaatttggaaaagagtcatttttgatcaaatctagacaggccccatttccagctccaacaccttatctttgagtaatcatgttaaattgctaatttggtacaagaaaatcacttgccattatatcaaacacagctgaaagcgatttagttcattaaattaagcttaacattgtctttgtgtttgtttttgagttgctacagtatgcaatagactggcatgtcttaaggtcaatattaggtcagaaatggcaaaaaagaaacagctgtctctagaaactcgtcagtcaatcattgttttgagaaatgaaggctatacaatgcttgaaattgccaaaaaactgaagatttcatacaaaggtgtacactacagtcttcaaagacaaaggacaactggctctaacaaggacagaaagagatgtggaaggccagatgtacaactaaacaagaggataagtacatcagagtctctagtttgagaaatagacgcctcacatgtcctcagctgacagcttcattgaattctacccgctcaacaccagtttcatgtacaacagtaaagagaagactcaggggtgcaggtcttatgggaagaattgcaaagaaaaagccacttttgaaacagaaacacaaaaagaaaaggttagagtgggcaaagaaacacagacattggacaacagataattggaaaagagtgttttggatcttaaccccattgagcttttgtgggatcagctagactgtaaggcgcgtgagaagtgcccgacaagacagccacatctatggcaagtgctacaggaagtgtggggtgaaatgtcacctgaatatctggacaaactgacagctagaatgccaaggatctgcaaagctgtcattgctgcacatggaggattttttgatgagaactctttgaagtagtttaagaagttctgaacatttttttcaaattgtaatagtaatttttcacgttattaatatcctgactatacattgtgatcagttgaatgccactttggtgaataaaagtaccaatttctttccataagagcataatctgtacattattatgtacagatacacacacacacacacacacacatatatatatatatatatatatatatatatatatatatatatatatatatacagtactgtgcaaaagttttaggcacttgtgaaaaactttcaaagtgagaatttcttaaaaaaaataatgacataaatcattttcattaatcaaataacgtcatacaaagtccagtaaatagaaaaagagctaaatcaatactTGCTGTGAAtgcttttgcctttaaaacagccccaattctcctacttacacctggacacagtttttcttggttgttggcagataggatgttccaagcttcttggagaattcaccgctgttcttttatttatttatctcagttgcttctgtctcttcatgcaatcccagactgacccgatgttcagtggggggctctgtggggaacatgtcatctgttgcagggctccctgttattcttttctatttgcaaaagtaatgtttgggagtataacatttatttttcctattgatacactaaagctgaaaatataaataaccatcttaagacaaatgttttgtgaaacatcttatgtgcataagacttttgcacagtactgtgtatatatatatatatatatatatatatatatatatatatatatatatatatatatatcttgcgCGGAGATAACATTTATATCATGCTTTAACTTTCTCTGTCCACTTCTCTCAGACTGCTCGGGATATTTCTGAAGTGAACATCCAGGCATTGTTTGAAAATCTTGCAACTAGAGTAAGCTCTCCTCTGAGTGATAATGCACCCGATCCACCCGCAGACAGTCCCATAACAGCAGAGAAGAAAAAAACTACTCAACCTGCCTCTCAGACTCACACAGAATCCAAGCAACAGCCAACTCCACAACAGACAACACAGAGTAACATCCAATTATGCAGAAAAACAATTGAAGTTGTTGACAAATTACATTTGAATTGAACAAATGTTCACTCATCGTttcctcacccttatgccgtctcaaactcatatggctttcttttttcagtggaacacaaatgaagaaatttTTAAGGGTATGTGATGTgtttatgtccatacaatgcaagtcaatggggtccaaatgttcaagctccaaaaaggacataaacgcagtataaaagtaatccatgtgactcatgtGGTTTAATCAGCAATAcaattggttttggatgagaaacagactaaaatgtcactataaatcttgacatctgccgtCTCCATGgcgcgttcatgagagaagcttgatTATACTTCCTTGCGCATGACGCATGCCCAGAGCATTGGTGTACATGCGTCAAGAGTTAGGAAGAGTAATTGAGCTTTTCTCATGAAAgtagacttgcattgtatggatataaacacgtCACATAtcctttaaaacatctttgtttgtgttctgcataagaaagaaagtcatatgagtttgagatggcacaagggtgagtaaatgatgagaaaataatCATATtcaggtgaactgttcctttaatctgCTTTTATTTACAGTGAAATTATGCAAGCAGATCAAATTGTGCTGCATAGTTTAAAAAGCCGAAAAATAGTTTATAACTGTAAGTTACAGTTCCTGTTACATTTGCTTCTGTTCCTGTGTTTTAACAGATTTGATGAATGTGAATGGAGTGAGAGTGTCGTTTCTGTCTTCAGATTCTCTCATCAAACTCCCTCTCAAAAGCAAATATAAGAACTTGTTCAACACAATCTACTGTTCAGCGAGGTAAAGCGTCAAACAGGTTTATCCATCAAAAAAGATATCCTTCAGAatctatataataatatatagatattaatataaaaaaataatgtgtaagAAAAGGGGTGAatttcatgaaacctgtcaagaaatttCCTCATATACTGTTCAGTGAGGTAAAGCATCAAACGGGTTTATCCATCAAAATAGATATCTATACAATATAtagatattaatatatatatatatatatatatatatatatatatatatatatatatttatttatttttttctcctcaatttggaatgcccaattcccaatgcgctctaagacctcatagtggcgtagtgactcgcctcaatccgggtggcagagggcgaatctcagttgcctccacgtctgagaccgtcaatccgtgcatcttatcacgtggcttgttgagtacgtTACTGAGGAgacttagcgcgtgtggaggcttcacgctattctctgcggcattgcacaactcaccatgcgcctcaccgagagcgagaaccacattatggtggccacgaggaggttaccccatgtgactctaccctccctagcaaccgggccaatttggttgcttaggaagcctaactggagtcactcagcacgccctagattcaaactcgtgactccaggtgtggtagtcagcgtatttacttgctgagctacccaggccccctatagatattaataataaaaatactgtgtaAGTGAAGGGGTGAATTTCAAGAAACCTGTCGAGAAATTTactggtcacatttcaccccaaagccaaaaaataaataaataatagagaaaaaaaaaatttgcataaagaaaatgtagtCTACTCTTAGAAATCTTAGAAATGTAtgtattgtgatattattttcaggataattAAGCATATTTAATCCCacaattgtcattactgtaaaatacAGAGTATCATTCATCATTCATAACTGTAATGCATCTGGTATTGTCTATTTCATTATtgaatgatgattctcattactgtaatagtccttttttgcaatattttttctaAACTAAAATcaattaacttttaattaaagGTATAAAATGCTACAATGATGTATAGATCCTTcaaaatttatataaattattaatcTTACAATATGGATGCAAAATAAACTTGACTGTCCTGaaattaatgtcacaatgcaaaacaaatcTTAAGCGTCCTAATAGTAGACTTTATTGtctatataattaattttttttcccttttttacaCAATGATGTGTTAAGgattacagtctctctctctctctcagtatggTTCATCTGCTGGATTCCTCTCTAAGAGCGATTGCATCACCTGATGCTGCTCTTGTTATAGAGCTGGCAAAGTAAGTCTGTCATCACACATGCATTTTTGTCAGCCAATTGTGCTTATCAGTGAACAGCATTCTGTCTTTTTCTATGCTTATgtgttctgtttgtcatttttagttaCCTGTTAGACCTTTCCAAAGAGCAAGTGTCAGGTTTTgctgaaagagtgaaagagattGCAGAAGAATCAGGATTCACACCAGCACAAAACCAGAGCAGTGATGTATATGCAGTATTCACAGTGAAAAAGAACTGACCGTATAGTCTCATTTTAACACATACACTACAAATGTACTGTGAACTATATCAGCTATttgcattttacaaataaaaattttagAAAGTTTGTCTAAACAGATTTATGCACCAATTTACTGTATAATGACACTTAATAATAACTCATTGTATCATTAACAAACGTCTTTGTCATATGAATCTGAAAatatattaaaggattagttcacccaaaaatgaaaattcagtcattgtttcctcactcctgtgttgttataactctatacgactttctttttcttaacacaaaggcaGAAATTGTGagaaaatgttgtgctcagtgatgttatacaatggcagtttatggtgaccacctattcaagcttcaaaagaacacaaaagtataattcagaagttttaataaattattccatgagactcatgattgttatgaaagcatacgataaggtttggtgagaaacaaactgaaatcgaatgcattatttagtgaaaatgtttacTGACCATTGATCttctgtgtgcgttcatgatagggcacgagagcaaaacttcacacagCCCTCTCGTGACATTGGGATGTTCAagcatctaaaaacaggtccgccacagcgatagtgacaacaggaCACAACACTGAGTACTCCAAAAttcaacagaaacatagaggaggctacaggcagccacagtcacactgtgtcctaacctgatggaAAAATGACACATGATATAAGGTATATTTTCTGTTAATCAGAATTTtttcctaaccagcagtgatgagcgATGATACATTCCATCAGTCGATTTTCTATTTTCGACATTGCGCGGGTAACtctgtccactgtgaactggcaccggtccaaaaaataaggctgggcatagaaatgcatacattctgtgactacaaactcttcagacatgtttagtaagttctgttctctgtttttttgtttttgtttgtttagctgtgttgtgttctgttgtggcTATTGCTatggcagacctgtttttagataaacgagtttttgcttgaacgcccctaTGTCGCGAgagggctgcgtgaactgttgctctcgtggcctatcatgaacgcacaggagatcaatggccagtgaacattttcactaaataatacattaccagtttatttctcaccaaaccttatcgtatgctttcataataatcatgagtctcatggaataatttattagacttctgaattatacttttgcgtttttttaagcttgaagaggtagtcaccataaactcaTTGTATGACATCCCTGAGCACAAAAGTTTTTCATAGTTCctctctttgtgttaagaaaaagaaagaaagtcataaagggttataacaacactggggtgagtaaacaatgactgaattttcatttttgggtgaactatccctttaatcaaggTTTACTAATATttgaatgtaagtatattatataATGCGAAACAGACATgtcaataaatgaaaaataatggggaaaaaacaaaaaaaggagaaTGGAGACAAGTCAAATGATTAAAAGTACTCTGAACTCATGAACAATGCTTCAATGTTTGATCATGCAGAAATCAAACATTATGTCCATTATAATAACACCACAAACACATGTGTGCTTGaaccatgtttaatttaaaaaagtgacCTTTTGTTTTCCGTTTCACTCACATAGAAAATTTAAAGGAAGGACAGTTTGCCAGAGTACAAGAGAAAGTGTACAGCTCAGCTGTGCAAAGGAATATATCTGAAACCAATTATGAGAAAAAGGCAAGCAGATACAGAATACAGTACTGGCCCAGGAAAAGAGAAATCGCTGAATGAATAAACATTCATAAGACAGATGAGGTAAAACATTGTCTTTCCAGACTAATATCAGCACTACACAAACTCTTGCATTGCTACTGTTTTCAGTTTCAAGTTAATTATTAGAATATTGACAATAATATCATAAGTGAGGTTTGAACTCAAGTCAGATATACAGTGCTAGATGTATAAGCAATGTGAGGCAGTACAGAAAAAGATAACAGattgttttgaaatatatattaatatttccaCAATTACCGTATATATAGGAGATGTGGAACCGAGAAGTCATGCACTCGAAAGGCAACATTATATTGTAACAACTGCTTGATAATGAGAGTGTAACAGAGACCACAGATACATTATAATAGTGCCCATGGGTACAGCTGCCACAGGACTGCAAAGTGGAAATCTAAATGGGAACTAAAGTCAAACAGCCCTTCCCT comes from Myxocyprinus asiaticus isolate MX2 ecotype Aquarium Trade chromosome 41, UBuf_Myxa_2, whole genome shotgun sequence and encodes:
- the LOC127431569 gene encoding dynein axonemal assembly factor 3-like, yielding MNAGRTVEGAGCVTWWGFGPARDLLNSDIHTLRSHGELNILLVGSGDPRHILKTITGLRDSDTLHVWVIENNMEVVARQLLLIYLSLLTPENMSLHKKTEVFLEVFGNSEIRSMTEETLKHAAAQLSLSITNTLSSDSHTHPCLDTSLLKFKERDELVRIFKLWERPPSVPASMHKVWDARVRQHLGTRYDSRQGCFDWDLTMKLHQRGCGVINKYQYVKWRECGVAFEMREGIYQSANQSLLSTRVFNHKGDRVAVRGYWGDIVSSPYLSFGIETENKDLLKKQNNQHIKTARDISEVNIQALFENLATRVSSPLSDNAPDPPADSPITAEKKKTTQPASQTHTESKQQPTPQQTTQNLMNVNGVRVSFLSSDSLIKLPLKSKYKNLFNTIYCSASMVHLLDSSLRAIASPDAALVIELANYLLDLSKEQVSGFAERVKEIAEESGFTPAQNQSSDVYAVFTVKKN